A window of the Thalassospira indica genome harbors these coding sequences:
- a CDS encoding calcium/sodium antiporter, which translates to MEQLIPYLQIIAGLVLLTAGGEFIVRGAVGLALLLGVSKVIVGLTIVAAGTSAPEFVVSLNASLKGTADIAMGNVVGSNIANILLILGAVALLKPVAASRVTVVRDGGTMLLGTVLFIAFCMFGVIERWAGAVMLCVLAAIWYFTYQHDKNSPSEASHLHEEEVDEVGEKPKGWTRPIIATVIGIVALMFGAEWLVEGGVSVARQFGVSEAVIGLTLVAFGTSLPELAASVVAAFRGHSDVALGNVFGSNLLNLLVIIGGVSLIAPIPVPEQIMNSDIWIMLAVTVGLLGVAYAMRKISRITGVAFVIAYLVYVFQLVVA; encoded by the coding sequence TTGGAACAGCTTATCCCCTATCTTCAGATCATCGCGGGTCTTGTTCTCCTGACAGCAGGTGGTGAATTCATCGTAAGGGGGGCGGTTGGTCTTGCACTTTTGCTGGGCGTTTCCAAGGTGATCGTCGGTCTGACGATTGTCGCCGCCGGGACATCGGCGCCGGAATTTGTCGTCTCGCTCAATGCGTCGCTCAAGGGCACGGCCGATATCGCCATGGGCAACGTTGTTGGCTCCAACATTGCCAATATCCTGCTTATTCTCGGTGCGGTGGCGCTTCTGAAACCCGTTGCGGCCTCGCGGGTCACCGTGGTCCGTGATGGTGGCACCATGTTGCTGGGCACGGTCCTGTTTATTGCCTTTTGCATGTTTGGCGTGATCGAACGCTGGGCCGGGGCGGTGATGCTTTGTGTGCTGGCGGCCATCTGGTACTTCACCTATCAGCACGACAAAAATTCGCCGAGCGAGGCCAGCCACCTGCACGAAGAAGAAGTCGACGAAGTCGGCGAAAAGCCCAAAGGCTGGACCAGGCCGATCATCGCCACCGTCATCGGGATTGTGGCGCTGATGTTTGGCGCCGAGTGGCTGGTTGAAGGCGGGGTCTCAGTCGCCCGACAGTTTGGCGTATCCGAAGCCGTGATTGGCCTGACCCTTGTCGCCTTTGGCACGTCACTTCCGGAACTCGCCGCATCGGTGGTTGCTGCCTTCCGCGGCCATTCCGATGTGGCGTTGGGCAATGTGTTTGGCTCCAACCTTTTGAACCTGCTTGTGATCATTGGCGGTGTGTCGCTGATCGCACCGATCCCGGTGCCTGAACAGATCATGAATTCCGATATCTGGATCATGCTGGCGGTAACCGTGGGTTTGCTCGGTGTTGCCTATGCCATGCGCAAGATTTCGCGCATCACCGGTGTTGCATTCGTGATTGCCTATCTGGTCTATGTCTTCCAACTTGTCGTAGCATAA
- a CDS encoding SDR family oxidoreductase: MTGQFPKSVLITGAAKRIGRALTLDLARNGYDIALHCNSSKQDAEAVANEVRDLGQKACVVSADLTNEDATHQLVADATRQLGPIGVLINNASTFEFDDVQTATRESWDLHMETNLRAPFILSQQFAKHLPDNCQGMILNLIDQRVWNLTPHFMTYTLSKAGLWTLTQTLALALAPKIRVNAIGPGPALPSSRQTQEDFDAQCEKTPLKIGTNPQEICDAVRFFLAAPAITGQMLALDGGQHLDWAPSGEEDAPNE, encoded by the coding sequence ATGACAGGTCAATTCCCGAAATCCGTTCTGATCACCGGTGCGGCAAAACGCATCGGTCGTGCATTGACCCTGGATCTGGCGCGCAACGGCTATGACATCGCCCTTCATTGCAACAGCTCGAAACAAGACGCCGAAGCCGTCGCTAACGAGGTGCGCGACCTTGGCCAAAAGGCCTGCGTCGTTTCGGCCGATCTGACCAACGAGGATGCAACCCATCAATTGGTTGCCGATGCGACCAGGCAACTCGGCCCGATCGGGGTTCTGATCAATAACGCCTCGACCTTTGAATTTGATGATGTGCAAACCGCAACCCGCGAAAGCTGGGATTTGCATATGGAAACCAATTTGCGCGCGCCGTTTATCCTCTCGCAGCAATTTGCAAAGCATCTGCCAGATAACTGTCAGGGCATGATCCTCAACCTGATTGATCAGCGTGTCTGGAACCTGACCCCGCATTTCATGACCTATACCTTGTCCAAAGCCGGGCTTTGGACCCTGACCCAGACGCTGGCATTGGCCCTTGCGCCAAAAATTCGCGTCAATGCCATCGGGCCGGGGCCGGCACTGCCTAGTAGCCGACAAACACAGGAAGATTTCGACGCGCAGTGCGAAAAAACACCCCTGAAAATAGGGACAAACCCGCAAGAGATTTGCGACGCGGTTCGATTTTTCCTTGCCGCGCCGGCCATCACCGGGCAAATGTTAGCGCTTGACGGCGGGCAGCACCTCGATTGGGCGCCCAGTGGCGAAGAAGATGCGCCCAACGAATGA
- the folB gene encoding dihydroneopterin aldolase, with protein MTAGLKQDAKITTLPFADVPHADRAGNLRRVFVRDMIIHTSIGVYEHEKEAPQRVRINLDLAVLEGDGVQNDDITTVLSYEDLVVGTRRICQDGHTNLVETLGEKLADMCLADPRVRKVIVRVEKLDVFEDAAAVGVEIERHNIAR; from the coding sequence ATGACCGCAGGCCTTAAACAGGATGCCAAAATTACGACATTGCCCTTTGCCGATGTGCCCCATGCAGATCGTGCAGGCAACCTGCGCCGTGTCTTCGTGCGTGACATGATCATTCACACCTCCATCGGTGTTTATGAACACGAAAAAGAAGCCCCGCAACGCGTGCGCATCAATCTCGACCTTGCCGTGCTCGAAGGCGACGGTGTTCAGAATGATGATATCACCACGGTGCTAAGCTACGAGGATCTGGTCGTCGGCACACGCCGCATCTGCCAGGATGGTCACACCAACCTTGTGGAAACCCTTGGGGAAAAACTCGCTGACATGTGTCTTGCCGATCCGCGCGTCCGCAAGGTGATCGTCAGGGTTGAAAAGCTCGACGTTTTTGAAGATGCAGCTGCGGTTGGTGTGGAAATCGAACGCCACAATATCGCGCGCTGA
- the uvrC gene encoding excinuclease ABC subunit UvrC, with amino-acid sequence MKPPVSPENPTGDDAPKREIGLSLDGDKIDGGAARGVEAIKNALKTMPGSPGVYRMIDDKERVLYVGKAKNLKKRVVAYTRIMQLPIRIARMVAQTVKMEIITTHTEAEALLLESNLIKKLKPRYNILLRDDKSFPYILITEDHDYPRIVKHRGARAKDGSCFGPFASAWAVNNTINHLQRAFLLRSCTDGVFSNRSRPCLLYQIKRCAAPCVDRISKPEYDELVDICRDFLTGRSQKILKQLEADMMDASEKMEFEQAAMYRDRIRALSQIRSHQDINLEGVEEADVIALHQEGGQSCVQVFFFRSGSNYGNRSYFPRHEQSAEIPEILSAFVGQFYADKPAPKQIFLSHEIEGQELVENALGINNDRKIELLVPKRGGKRKLVEHALTNAKDALGRRLAESATQRKLLEDLADKLDLESTPERIEVYDNSHTQGTNMVGGMIVAGPEGFMKNAYRKFNIKGDIAPGDDFAMMREVLTRRFARAQKEDPDRENGTWPDLCLIDGGLGQLGVAREVLEDLGIEDVMLVGVAKGVDRNAGKEVLHIPGKAPVRLDMKDPVLYFIQRLRDEAHRWAIGTHRAKRGKQMGKSVLDSVPGVGGARKKALLHHFGSARGVADAGLSDLEAVDGISAALARKIYDHFHSND; translated from the coding sequence ATGAAACCACCTGTTTCCCCCGAAAACCCGACCGGGGATGATGCCCCGAAACGGGAAATCGGTTTGTCGCTTGATGGTGACAAGATCGATGGCGGGGCGGCAAGGGGCGTTGAGGCGATCAAAAATGCGCTGAAAACCATGCCGGGATCACCGGGCGTCTATCGCATGATCGATGACAAGGAACGCGTGCTTTACGTCGGCAAGGCCAAGAACCTCAAGAAACGCGTGGTCGCCTATACCCGCATCATGCAATTGCCGATCCGCATTGCCCGTATGGTGGCCCAGACGGTGAAGATGGAAATCATCACCACCCATACCGAGGCCGAGGCGCTCCTTCTTGAATCCAACCTGATCAAAAAGCTCAAACCGCGCTACAACATCCTGCTGCGCGATGACAAAAGCTTCCCCTATATCCTGATCACCGAGGATCACGACTATCCGCGCATCGTCAAACATCGCGGCGCACGCGCCAAGGATGGCAGTTGCTTTGGCCCGTTTGCCTCGGCCTGGGCAGTCAATAACACCATCAACCATCTGCAACGCGCCTTTTTGCTGCGCTCTTGCACCGACGGGGTGTTTTCCAACCGGTCACGGCCGTGTTTGCTTTATCAAATCAAACGTTGTGCCGCCCCCTGTGTCGATCGCATTTCCAAACCGGAATATGACGAGCTTGTTGATATCTGCCGCGACTTTTTGACCGGACGCAGCCAGAAAATCCTCAAGCAGCTCGAAGCCGACATGATGGATGCGTCTGAAAAGATGGAATTCGAACAGGCCGCGATGTATCGCGACCGCATCCGTGCGCTCAGCCAGATCCGATCCCATCAGGACATCAACCTCGAAGGTGTCGAAGAGGCCGACGTCATCGCCCTTCATCAGGAAGGCGGGCAAAGCTGTGTGCAGGTGTTCTTCTTCCGCTCGGGCTCGAACTATGGCAACCGGTCCTATTTCCCGCGCCATGAACAATCGGCCGAAATCCCAGAAATCCTCTCGGCCTTTGTCGGGCAGTTCTATGCCGATAAACCGGCCCCCAAACAAATCTTCCTGTCGCACGAAATCGAAGGCCAGGAACTGGTCGAAAACGCGCTTGGCATCAATAACGACCGCAAGATCGAATTGCTCGTGCCCAAGCGCGGCGGCAAACGCAAACTGGTCGAACATGCGCTCACCAACGCCAAGGACGCACTTGGCCGTCGTCTGGCTGAAAGTGCGACACAGCGCAAATTGCTCGAAGACCTTGCCGACAAGCTTGATCTCGAAAGCACGCCGGAACGGATCGAGGTTTACGATAACTCCCACACCCAGGGGACCAACATGGTCGGCGGCATGATTGTCGCCGGACCCGAAGGCTTCATGAAAAACGCCTATCGCAAATTCAACATCAAGGGCGATATCGCCCCGGGTGATGACTTTGCCATGATGCGCGAAGTCTTAACCCGTCGTTTCGCCCGGGCGCAAAAAGAAGACCCGGACCGCGAAAACGGCACATGGCCCGACCTCTGCCTGATTGATGGCGGCTTGGGGCAGCTTGGCGTGGCACGTGAAGTGCTCGAAGACCTCGGGATCGAAGACGTCATGCTGGTCGGTGTTGCCAAGGGTGTCGATCGTAATGCTGGCAAGGAAGTGCTACACATCCCCGGCAAGGCCCCGGTACGTCTCGATATGAAGGACCCGGTGCTCTATTTCATTCAGCGCCTGCGCGACGAGGCCCATCGCTGGGCGATTGGCACCCATCGCGCCAAACGCGGCAAACAAATGGGCAAAAGCGTGCTCGACTCCGTCCCCGGTGTCGGCGGGGCGCGTAAAAAGGCATTGCTCCACCATTTCGGCTCTGCCCGCGGGGTGGCCGATGCTGGCCTATCGGATCTCGAGGCCGTCGATGGCATCAGTGCCGCCTTGGCGCGCAAGATTTACGACCATTTCCACAGCAACGACTAA
- a CDS encoding uracil-xanthine permease family protein, translated as MPDQRLPWGAMFPMGLQHLVAMSGATILGPLLMGFDPNLAILFSGIGTLIFFICTAGRVPSYLGSSFAFIAVVIAATGYAGSGPNPDIGGALGGIIAAGALYVVIGLIVMATGTGWVEKLMPPAVTGAVGAAIGLNLAPVGINGITGDNMHMLVALLTLLSVAFVSVYAPIALRRISILVGILAGYVLVLVLGNGFGLMPAIDFTELSEAAWFGMPSFVAPRFESSAMFLIAPVAFILVAENLGHIKAIGGMTKQNMDRYIGRGFVGDGLATMLAGSGGGTGVTTYVENMGVMAVTRVFSTLIFVIAAVIAILLGFSPKFGALLHTIPGPVLGGLGVAVFGLIAAAMIRLWVDNRVDFSDPRNLFTVGITLIFGAGDFTVNFGGFAMGGIGTATLAAIILYQALSIGRGKSAHPAEAGAAAE; from the coding sequence ATGCCTGATCAACGTCTGCCTTGGGGTGCGATGTTCCCGATGGGCTTGCAGCATCTTGTTGCCATGTCGGGTGCGACCATCCTTGGCCCGCTTCTGATGGGGTTTGATCCCAATCTGGCGATCCTGTTTTCCGGTATCGGTACCCTGATCTTCTTCATCTGCACGGCGGGCCGTGTGCCGAGTTATCTGGGCTCATCCTTTGCCTTTATCGCCGTCGTCATTGCCGCCACCGGGTATGCCGGATCGGGACCAAACCCCGATATTGGCGGGGCGCTTGGCGGGATCATTGCTGCTGGTGCGCTTTATGTCGTGATCGGCCTGATCGTCATGGCAACCGGGACCGGGTGGGTCGAAAAACTGATGCCGCCTGCGGTCACCGGTGCGGTTGGTGCGGCGATTGGCCTGAACCTCGCCCCGGTCGGGATCAATGGCATCACGGGCGATAACATGCATATGCTGGTCGCCCTTCTGACCCTGCTGTCGGTGGCCTTCGTCTCGGTTTACGCGCCGATTGCGCTGCGTCGGATTTCCATTCTGGTCGGGATCCTGGCGGGCTATGTGCTGGTGTTGGTTTTGGGCAACGGCTTTGGCCTGATGCCGGCGATTGATTTTACTGAACTTTCCGAGGCCGCGTGGTTTGGCATGCCATCCTTTGTCGCGCCGCGCTTTGAAAGTTCTGCCATGTTCCTGATCGCGCCGGTGGCCTTCATTCTGGTGGCCGAAAACCTCGGCCATATCAAGGCGATTGGCGGCATGACCAAACAGAACATGGACCGTTATATCGGCCGTGGTTTTGTCGGCGATGGTCTGGCAACCATGCTGGCCGGATCGGGCGGCGGTACCGGGGTGACCACCTATGTTGAAAACATGGGTGTTATGGCCGTTACCCGTGTGTTTTCGACCCTGATCTTTGTCATTGCCGCGGTGATTGCCATCCTGCTTGGTTTCTCGCCGAAATTCGGCGCCTTGCTGCACACCATTCCGGGCCCGGTTCTGGGCGGGCTTGGCGTTGCGGTCTTTGGCCTGATTGCTGCTGCCATGATCCGTTTGTGGGTCGATAACCGCGTTGATTTCTCTGATCCGCGCAACCTGTTTACGGTGGGCATCACGCTGATCTTTGGCGCGGGCGACTTCACGGTCAATTTCGGTGGTTTCGCCATGGGCGGGATCGGCACCGCGACCTTGGCTGCCATCATCCTCTATCAGGCGCTCAGCATCGGACGCGGCAAGTCCGCCCATCCGGCCGAGGCAGGGGCGGCGGCAGAATAA
- the pgsA gene encoding CDP-diacylglycerol--glycerol-3-phosphate 3-phosphatidyltransferase, producing the protein MKNQIPNLLTMSRIFVIPALIASFYINGPVGNWIGFALFAFAGVTDFFDGYLARSMNVVSPLGRFLDPIADKLLVAAALMMMVAFERISGLAVLPAVIIMCREIMVSGLREHLAEIKVPLPVTVLAKWKTTAQILAIGFLLVGDASPDLIPSILIGDILLWIAGIVTVQTGYIYLRTGLKHLD; encoded by the coding sequence ATGAAGAACCAGATTCCCAATCTGCTGACCATGTCGCGCATTTTCGTAATCCCGGCGCTGATCGCGTCGTTTTACATCAATGGTCCGGTTGGCAACTGGATCGGCTTTGCGCTGTTTGCCTTTGCCGGGGTGACCGATTTCTTTGACGGCTATCTGGCGCGCTCGATGAATGTGGTCTCCCCACTTGGTCGGTTTCTTGATCCGATTGCTGACAAACTGCTGGTGGCGGCTGCATTGATGATGATGGTGGCCTTTGAACGCATTTCTGGTTTGGCGGTATTGCCCGCGGTGATCATCATGTGCCGCGAAATCATGGTGTCGGGCCTGCGCGAACATCTGGCCGAGATCAAAGTGCCCTTGCCGGTCACAGTCCTTGCCAAATGGAAAACCACGGCCCAGATTCTCGCCATCGGGTTCCTTCTGGTTGGCGATGCATCGCCCGATCTGATTCCGTCGATCCTGATTGGTGATATCCTGCTGTGGATTGCCGGGATCGTCACGGTTCAGACCGGCTATATCTATCTGCGCACCGGCCTTAAACACCTCGATTAA
- the moaE gene encoding molybdopterin synthase catalytic subunit MoaE, with translation MSRVSVQQHDFDPGAELAALTDGRTDIGAAVSFVGLVRDIHGGENVSALTLDHYPGMTERELEKIADEAADRWPLDDIRIIHRFGRMLPGERIVLVIVLSAHRRAAFEACDFIMDFLKTRAPFWKREETPDGGDKWVTAKASDDADADRWK, from the coding sequence ATGTCACGCGTTTCTGTTCAGCAACATGATTTTGACCCGGGCGCCGAACTTGCGGCTCTGACCGATGGTCGCACCGATATTGGGGCTGCGGTCAGTTTTGTCGGGCTGGTGCGCGATATTCATGGCGGCGAAAATGTTTCGGCCCTGACCCTTGATCACTATCCCGGCATGACCGAACGCGAACTGGAAAAGATCGCCGATGAGGCCGCCGATCGCTGGCCGCTTGATGATATTCGCATCATTCATCGCTTTGGCCGGATGTTGCCCGGCGAACGCATCGTTCTGGTGATCGTGCTCTCGGCCCATCGCCGCGCCGCGTTCGAGGCCTGCGACTTCATCATGGATTTCCTCAAAACCCGCGCGCCGTTCTGGAAACGCGAAGAAACCCCGGACGGTGGCGACAAATGGGTGACGGCAAAGGCATCCGATGATGCCGATGCCGACCGCTGGAAATGA
- the metW gene encoding methionine biosynthesis protein MetW, whose protein sequence is MNEITSNSSTNAAHSDRIRVDLQLIADMIEPGTRVLDIGCGDGELLGYLTRTKKVDGRGLELSNEGVRNCVAQGLPVMQGDADRDLRDYPDGAFDYAILSQTLQATQRPKEVLSELLRIGTKAIVSFPNFGHWRARFDLMFRGRMPQNPNLPIMWYETPNIHFCTVLDFVALCKEMDLTIERSMVLNESGSKLSLGSQTRFSNFLGNQALFMLSK, encoded by the coding sequence ATGAATGAAATTACCTCAAACAGTTCGACCAATGCTGCCCACAGCGATCGCATCCGTGTCGACCTGCAACTGATTGCCGACATGATCGAACCGGGCACACGTGTGCTTGATATCGGCTGTGGCGACGGCGAACTTCTGGGCTATCTGACGCGCACCAAAAAGGTTGATGGGCGGGGGCTTGAGCTGTCCAACGAAGGCGTGCGCAACTGTGTCGCGCAGGGACTTCCGGTGATGCAGGGCGATGCCGATCGGGATCTGCGCGATTACCCGGACGGGGCGTTTGACTACGCCATCCTTAGCCAGACCTTGCAGGCCACCCAGCGCCCGAAAGAGGTGCTGTCGGAGTTGCTGCGCATTGGTACCAAGGCGATTGTGTCGTTTCCGAATTTCGGGCATTGGCGCGCACGGTTTGATCTGATGTTCCGCGGCCGGATGCCGCAGAACCCCAACCTTCCGATCATGTGGTACGAGACGCCAAACATCCATTTCTGCACGGTTTTGGACTTCGTTGCGCTGTGCAAAGAAATGGATTTGACGATTGAACGGTCGATGGTTCTCAATGAAAGCGGATCGAAGCTCAGCCTCGGCAGCCAGACCCGGTTTTCCAACTTTTTGGGCAACCAGGCACTTTTCATGTTAAGCAAATAA
- the metX gene encoding homoserine O-acetyltransferase MetX: MSTATNTEKRPPLPGHHMVLGEMEKLRLDSGVEFGPFTLAYQTYGELNAEKSNAILVCHALTGDQYVADDVHPITGKEGWWSEIVGPGKIIDTDKYFVICSNVIGGCLGSTGPKEINPATGKPWGLDFPVITIADMVRAQTMLIDALGIDMLFAVIGGSMGGMQVLEWCKSYPERVYAAAPIATSFRHSAQNIAFHEVGRQAVMADPDWCGGNYLLEGKKPSRGLAVARMTAHITYLSQPALHRKFGRKLQNRGAITYSFDQDFQVESYLRHQGKSFVDRFDANSYLYITRAMDYFDLSLEYDGRLAEAFQGCKTRFCVVSFSSDWCFTTAESRIVAHALNAASCNVSCVEIESDKGHDAFLLDEPDFHMVLSGFIDGAAEGRGLK, encoded by the coding sequence ATGTCCACCGCGACTAACACCGAAAAGCGCCCACCACTTCCCGGCCACCACATGGTGCTCGGCGAAATGGAAAAGCTGCGCCTTGATAGCGGTGTGGAATTCGGCCCCTTCACCCTGGCCTATCAGACCTACGGCGAACTCAACGCCGAAAAATCCAATGCGATTCTGGTCTGTCATGCCCTGACCGGAGATCAGTATGTTGCCGATGACGTTCACCCGATCACCGGCAAGGAAGGCTGGTGGTCCGAAATCGTCGGCCCCGGCAAGATCATTGACACCGACAAGTATTTTGTCATCTGCAGCAACGTGATCGGCGGCTGCCTTGGCAGTACCGGGCCCAAGGAAATCAATCCAGCCACCGGCAAGCCATGGGGCCTTGATTTCCCGGTGATCACCATTGCCGACATGGTACGTGCCCAGACCATGCTGATTGATGCGCTTGGCATCGACATGCTGTTTGCCGTCATTGGCGGATCCATGGGCGGCATGCAGGTTCTTGAATGGTGCAAAAGCTATCCCGAACGGGTTTATGCCGCTGCCCCGATTGCGACCTCGTTCCGCCATTCGGCGCAAAACATCGCCTTTCACGAAGTCGGGCGTCAGGCGGTGATGGCCGACCCGGACTGGTGTGGTGGCAATTACCTGCTGGAAGGCAAGAAACCCTCGCGCGGCTTGGCTGTCGCGCGCATGACCGCACACATCACCTATCTGTCGCAACCGGCACTCCATCGCAAATTCGGGCGCAAACTGCAAAACCGTGGGGCGATCACCTATAGTTTCGATCAGGATTTTCAGGTTGAAAGTTATTTGCGCCATCAGGGCAAAAGCTTCGTCGACCGGTTTGATGCCAACAGCTATCTCTATATCACCCGTGCGATGGATTATTTTGATCTGTCACTTGAATATGACGGGCGTCTGGCCGAGGCCTTTCAGGGCTGCAAAACCCGGTTCTGTGTGGTGTCATTTTCCAGTGACTGGTGCTTTACCACCGCCGAAAGCCGGATTGTCGCCCATGCGCTTAATGCCGCATCGTGCAATGTCAGCTGCGTCGAGATCGAAAGCGACAAGGGCCATGACGCGTTCCTGCTGGATGAACCCGATTTCCACATGGTGCTGAGTGGCTTCATCGACGGTGCCGCCGAAGGCCGGGGGCTGAAATAA
- a CDS encoding chorismate mutase, translating into MANLDLNELRGEIDEIDQALQSLIIRRTKVVQAVGAYKDRMIAAGGKVKVPYRPAREARIMRTLVERHEGAFPKTALIQIWREMIAAGTRLEAPYTVALGRNADGLDCWELARLNFGCLNEIIEFDTPREAFNAVEDGRAAVGVFPKPQLGEAQPWWVHLSEQSPVRVVSKLPFGGRPVGRGEDTEGFVLAAIELEDSGDDRTLFVVSLSKEISMDTVRKKIADGIDGSVILGFSDDEATDRRFVLVDVPGFFCNRTNAFQSTLDAQGLRPESLRVVGAYAVPLAEDALS; encoded by the coding sequence TTGGCAAATCTTGACCTGAATGAGCTGCGCGGAGAGATCGACGAGATCGATCAGGCTTTGCAGTCGCTGATCATTCGCCGGACAAAGGTTGTGCAGGCCGTCGGGGCCTACAAGGACCGGATGATCGCAGCGGGTGGCAAGGTCAAGGTGCCCTATCGCCCGGCCCGTGAAGCGCGGATCATGCGCACCCTTGTTGAACGTCATGAAGGGGCCTTTCCCAAAACCGCCCTGATCCAGATCTGGCGCGAAATGATCGCGGCCGGAACGCGCCTTGAAGCGCCGTATACGGTGGCCCTTGGCCGCAATGCCGACGGGCTGGATTGCTGGGAACTGGCGCGTTTGAATTTCGGGTGTCTGAACGAAATCATTGAATTTGATACCCCGCGCGAAGCGTTCAATGCCGTTGAAGACGGGCGGGCAGCAGTTGGTGTGTTTCCCAAACCGCAACTGGGCGAGGCCCAGCCATGGTGGGTCCATCTGAGCGAGCAAAGCCCGGTGCGGGTGGTTTCAAAGCTGCCCTTTGGCGGGCGCCCGGTCGGACGCGGCGAAGATACCGAGGGTTTCGTTCTGGCAGCGATTGAACTTGAAGACAGCGGTGATGACCGGACTCTGTTTGTGGTCAGCCTGTCCAAAGAGATTTCGATGGATACCGTGCGCAAAAAAATTGCGGATGGCATCGACGGATCGGTAATCCTTGGCTTTTCTGACGATGAGGCGACGGATCGGCGTTTTGTGCTTGTTGATGTGCCGGGATTCTTTTGTAATCGCACCAATGCGTTTCAGAGCACACTGGACGCGCAAGGCCTTCGCCCCGAAAGTTTGCGGGTTGTTGGGGCCTATGCCGTGCCACTTGCCGAAGACGCACTGAGTTAA
- the hisC gene encoding histidinol-phosphate transaminase translates to MSAPTPRPGILDIAPYKGGKSSADSAQRVIKLSSNEGALGPSPKAMEALRNTATRLHRYPDGGCDVLRHKLAEKYGLEFDQLICGNGSDELLTLLIRAYAGPGDEVLYSQHGFLMYPIATMGVGATPVTAPETNMTTDVDALLAAVTDKTKIVFVANPNNPTGTYISDAEMKRLRDGLREDIVLVVDAAYAEFMTGQEDYSAGEELVKAGNNTVMTRTFSKIYGLGGIRLGWCYAPPAIADVLQRLRNPFNVPLPTQEAGAAALDDDDFVNECVRHNAETLSWFRDEVNAISGLKAHPSYGNFVLVEFPAEEGKNADAANDFMMARGVIPRKIGAYGLPQMLRISIGTKEEMEICLQTIKDFVNA, encoded by the coding sequence ATGTCTGCGCCCACCCCACGCCCCGGAATTCTTGATATCGCGCCGTACAAAGGCGGTAAATCCAGTGCTGACAGTGCTCAGCGCGTGATCAAATTGTCTTCGAACGAAGGCGCACTCGGCCCGAGCCCCAAGGCCATGGAAGCCCTGCGTAACACGGCAACCCGTTTGCATCGTTATCCGGATGGCGGTTGCGACGTTCTGCGTCACAAGCTGGCCGAAAAATACGGTCTGGAATTTGATCAGCTTATCTGCGGCAACGGTTCTGATGAACTTCTGACCCTGTTGATCCGTGCCTATGCCGGTCCGGGTGATGAAGTGCTGTATTCGCAGCACGGCTTTTTGATGTATCCGATTGCGACCATGGGCGTTGGTGCAACGCCGGTAACCGCGCCTGAAACCAACATGACGACCGATGTTGATGCGCTGTTGGCGGCGGTGACGGACAAAACCAAGATCGTGTTTGTTGCCAACCCGAACAACCCGACCGGCACCTATATTTCGGATGCCGAAATGAAGCGCCTGCGCGACGGTCTGCGTGAAGACATCGTTCTGGTGGTGGATGCGGCCTATGCCGAGTTCATGACCGGTCAGGAAGATTATTCGGCCGGTGAGGAGCTTGTGAAAGCGGGCAACAACACCGTGATGACCCGCACATTTTCCAAGATCTATGGTCTTGGTGGTATCCGTCTAGGTTGGTGCTATGCACCGCCGGCGATTGCCGATGTGCTGCAACGCCTGCGCAACCCGTTCAACGTGCCGCTGCCGACACAGGAAGCCGGTGCCGCCGCACTTGATGACGATGATTTCGTCAATGAATGCGTGCGCCACAATGCCGAGACGCTTTCGTGGTTCCGCGACGAGGTGAACGCGATTTCGGGCCTTAAGGCACATCCGAGCTATGGCAACTTCGTTCTCGTTGAATTCCCGGCAGAAGAAGGCAAGAACGCCGATGCTGCCAATGATTTCATGATGGCCCGTGGCGTGATCCCGCGCAAAATCGGTGCCTATGGCCTGCCGCAGATGCTTCGTATTTCCATCGGTACGAAGGAAGAAATGGAAATCTGCCTGCAGACCATCAAAGACTTTGTGAACGCATAA